One part of the Natronorubrum sediminis genome encodes these proteins:
- a CDS encoding ABC transporter ATP-binding protein: MLEVTDLTKHYGSLVAVDDLSFRLERGDFATLLGPSGCGKSTTLHIIAGLLEPTDGQVRLRDEDVTTLPPNERNIGLVFQHSALFPHMTVEENLRFGLRLQEFDGDHDDQIDRFLNLVQMAEYGDHKPTELSGGQQRRISLARALAYEPDILLLDEPLTGLDRVLREDMRNEIRKIQEEVGVTTLHVTHDQTEALSMSDRIIVLDEGEKQQEGGPTELYEKPQTPFVADFIGDSTHISGELVTTDPPLVQNGSVDVRVDSSSAAEKSVGDDVSVYVRPERTELLEAPVADEVRANGANVFTGTASRVEYLGNHIEIVVTLGDGTRAIAHADSRTDIEVGDDVGIRFSQEDVIAL; this comes from the coding sequence ATGCTTGAAGTGACAGATCTCACGAAACACTACGGATCGCTGGTAGCCGTCGACGACCTTTCCTTCCGCTTGGAGCGTGGCGACTTCGCCACACTGCTCGGGCCGAGTGGCTGTGGAAAGAGTACGACGCTCCACATCATCGCGGGCTTGCTCGAGCCGACAGACGGACAGGTTCGCCTACGAGACGAGGACGTAACAACGCTGCCACCGAACGAACGCAACATTGGACTCGTATTCCAACACTCCGCATTGTTCCCGCATATGACCGTTGAGGAGAACCTGCGCTTTGGCCTCCGGTTACAGGAGTTCGACGGCGACCACGACGACCAGATCGACAGATTCCTGAATCTCGTCCAGATGGCCGAATACGGCGACCACAAGCCGACCGAACTCAGTGGCGGCCAACAGCGACGGATCTCGCTCGCACGCGCACTCGCCTACGAACCCGACATCCTGTTGCTCGACGAACCATTGACCGGCCTCGATCGCGTCTTGCGCGAGGACATGCGAAACGAGATCAGAAAGATCCAAGAGGAAGTCGGCGTCACGACGCTTCACGTCACCCACGACCAGACGGAAGCGCTCTCGATGTCCGATCGAATCATCGTCCTCGACGAGGGAGAAAAACAACAGGAAGGTGGTCCGACGGAACTGTATGAAAAACCGCAGACGCCGTTCGTTGCGGATTTCATCGGTGATTCGACCCACATCAGTGGCGAACTCGTCACGACAGATCCACCCCTCGTCCAGAACGGGTCCGTCGACGTTCGGGTAGACTCGAGCAGTGCCGCGGAAAAATCGGTCGGCGACGATGTCTCAGTATATGTCAGACCCGAGCGAACAGAACTGCTCGAGGCGCCTGTCGCCGACGAGGTTCGTGCGAACGGGGCGAACGTGTTTACGGGGACAGCGTCGCGTGTCGAGTATCTCGGAAATCACATCGAGATCGTCGTGACGCTCGGAGATGGAACGCGAGCGATCGCCCACGCGGATTCGCGGACAGACATTGAGGTTGGTGACGACGTCGGCATTCGATTCTCACAGGAGGACGTGATCGCGCTATGA
- a CDS encoding ABC transporter permease: MKLFSFRTIQLPNISLPQTFQERSSARWLLYISLGWLTLFFFLPVIWLLFESLNFDGGSVFANYETALGAVYLRALARTFLYAAITTLVTLVLGYVLAYYVVFLARRRLILLLFIALPLWVALVIRYFGIQLIFLPTGPVELMFDTDFGILFSTTGVVLGLTSALLPFAILPMYSSLQSIDEELVGAASVLGATRLQTFRKVILPLSIPGVVAAGLLVFILAAGSFLAPALLGAPSDFMMANVIEEAYGTRTSVAAALSLIFTVALLALILLFNWVVNIGEVLGSL, encoded by the coding sequence ATGAAGTTGTTTTCGTTCCGAACGATCCAACTTCCCAACATCAGCCTTCCCCAGACGTTCCAGGAACGTTCGTCTGCAAGGTGGCTCCTCTACATCAGTCTGGGCTGGCTCACCCTGTTTTTCTTCTTGCCCGTGATCTGGCTGCTCTTCGAGAGTCTGAACTTCGACGGCGGTTCGGTGTTCGCCAACTACGAGACGGCGCTCGGTGCGGTCTATCTCCGCGCGCTGGCCCGGACGTTCCTCTACGCCGCAATCACCACGCTCGTGACGCTCGTTCTGGGCTACGTGCTAGCGTACTACGTCGTGTTTCTGGCACGACGGCGCCTCATCTTGCTGTTATTCATCGCGTTGCCCCTATGGGTCGCCCTGGTGATTCGTTACTTTGGCATACAGTTAATCTTCTTGCCGACGGGACCGGTCGAGTTGATGTTCGACACCGACTTCGGCATCCTATTCTCGACGACTGGGGTCGTCCTCGGGCTCACGAGTGCGCTGTTACCGTTCGCGATTCTCCCCATGTACAGTTCCCTACAATCGATAGACGAGGAACTGGTCGGGGCCGCATCCGTCCTTGGCGCGACGCGCCTGCAGACGTTCCGGAAGGTGATCCTTCCGCTGAGCATCCCCGGCGTCGTCGCCGCGGGCTTGCTCGTGTTCATCCTCGCGGCTGGTTCGTTCCTCGCACCTGCACTCCTGGGCGCACCGTCTGACTTCATGATGGCGAACGTCATCGAGGAGGCCTACGGAACAAGAACGTCGGTCGCAGCGGCGTTATCGCTCATATTCACGGTAGCACTGCTCGCGCTCATCCTCCTCTTCAACTGGGTCGTCAACATCGGGGAGGTGCTCGGCAGCCTATGA
- a CDS encoding ABC transporter substrate-binding protein — MGKDNSHQSVTRRRALQLGATASSISLAGCFGGGGDTIRFLSRGGTTQDAIADIMEKWSEDSGVTVEHQEASADQEMIEILSQNPGEIDLTDLSSTGLAHDTLQHDNELLHDFDYGEIPNYTENIRDDWQDAPPIEDRDDAIAFFASTHGLAYNTDEVDDPTSWDVMDEYEGSLMLYNVSYARFGTAAIQLGYDPTEAIEDESTREEVWEQVSDHNDLVFDYWSGGDEFMRMLQEEQAYVCEAWGGRVEALHEDGYPVDYVIPDEGALTWSNWMNIPEASENKEDAYDLINWLYEPENGTELALDFKYSIPFEEPDEEMTELFEYVESPDDLTWIDFEVMFQHMDELEDTWAEIRE, encoded by the coding sequence ATGGGTAAAGATAACAGTCACCAATCGGTGACGCGACGACGAGCGCTCCAACTTGGTGCCACAGCGTCCAGCATCTCACTTGCAGGTTGTTTCGGTGGTGGTGGCGACACCATCCGATTCTTGTCCCGCGGTGGCACGACACAGGATGCCATCGCAGACATCATGGAAAAGTGGTCGGAAGACAGTGGCGTCACCGTCGAACACCAGGAAGCGTCGGCCGACCAGGAGATGATTGAGATCCTCTCGCAAAATCCCGGTGAGATTGACCTCACTGACCTCTCGAGTACCGGGTTGGCTCACGACACGCTGCAACACGACAACGAACTGCTCCACGACTTCGATTACGGCGAGATTCCGAATTACACAGAGAATATCCGTGACGATTGGCAGGACGCACCGCCAATCGAAGACAGAGACGACGCGATCGCGTTTTTCGCGAGCACGCACGGACTCGCGTACAACACCGACGAAGTCGACGATCCGACCTCCTGGGACGTTATGGACGAGTACGAGGGCAGCCTGATGCTCTACAACGTCTCCTACGCCCGGTTCGGGACCGCAGCGATACAACTCGGATACGATCCGACGGAGGCGATCGAAGACGAGAGCACGCGCGAGGAAGTTTGGGAGCAAGTGAGCGATCACAACGACCTCGTCTTCGATTACTGGTCCGGCGGCGACGAGTTCATGCGGATGCTTCAAGAAGAGCAGGCCTACGTCTGTGAGGCTTGGGGCGGACGCGTCGAGGCGCTGCACGAAGACGGGTACCCCGTTGACTACGTGATCCCTGACGAAGGCGCGCTCACATGGTCGAACTGGATGAACATTCCCGAGGCCAGCGAGAACAAGGAGGACGCCTACGACCTCATCAACTGGCTCTACGAACCAGAAAATGGGACCGAACTCGCACTCGACTTCAAGTACTCGATCCCCTTCGAGGAACCAGACGAAGAGATGACGGAACTCTTCGAGTACGTCGAATCACCAGACGACCTCACGTGGATCGACTTTGAGGTCATGTTCCAGCACATGGACGAGCTCGAGGATACCTGGGCCGAGATCAGGGAATGA
- a CDS encoding DEAD/DEAH box helicase has protein sequence MTRPSTDEVTQIRLRYEDGTVRIDGLDDGSVSPGTIAETVPDLEADPRTDGWRVPAGRYATLRTAVLEAVNDSERVDDEVLAFESLRPLESAYELRAYQRTALEAWLETDRWDDRNVGEAATEPALTEAPAGVLELPTGSGKTVIGLKAIERLSVPTLVVVPTIDLLEQWERELEAEFDQPIGRFGGGEQRLEAITVSTYDSAYLKADSVGDRFGFVVFDEVHHLGGEGYREIARLLAAPARLGLTATFERPDNAHEVVAEIVGPLVHRVDIDELAGDHLANYDVKRLEVDLLPEEREEYEQKQETFTNYLARSDIRMQRGSDYQELVKRSGSDPAAREALLARQRAREIMYGSDAKLEALEGILDEHREERTIVFTAHNDLAYDVSERFLIPTITHQSGTAERREILERFRAGTYTRIATSNVLDEGVDVPDASVAVVLSGSGSEREFTQRLGRILRPKSDGTRAILYEVVAADTGEERVSKRRRDES, from the coding sequence GTGACGCGGCCATCGACCGACGAGGTAACCCAGATTCGCCTTCGCTACGAGGACGGAACGGTCCGGATCGACGGCCTCGACGATGGGTCCGTCTCGCCCGGGACGATTGCCGAGACCGTTCCCGATCTCGAGGCGGATCCGCGAACCGACGGCTGGCGCGTTCCCGCGGGACGATACGCCACCCTCCGAACTGCGGTTCTCGAGGCCGTGAATGACTCCGAACGAGTCGACGACGAGGTGCTCGCGTTCGAATCACTCCGACCACTGGAATCGGCCTACGAGCTTCGAGCGTACCAACGGACGGCGCTCGAGGCGTGGCTCGAGACCGACCGGTGGGACGACAGGAATGTTGGTGAAGCGGCCACCGAGCCAGCACTCACCGAGGCCCCTGCGGGAGTCCTCGAGTTGCCCACGGGAAGCGGAAAGACCGTCATCGGATTGAAAGCGATCGAACGGCTCTCGGTTCCGACGCTCGTCGTCGTGCCGACGATCGACTTACTCGAGCAGTGGGAACGAGAACTCGAGGCGGAGTTCGACCAGCCTATCGGGCGCTTCGGAGGCGGCGAGCAACGCCTCGAGGCGATTACGGTCTCGACGTACGACTCGGCGTACCTGAAGGCCGATTCGGTGGGTGACCGATTCGGCTTCGTCGTTTTCGACGAGGTCCACCACCTCGGCGGGGAGGGCTACCGCGAAATCGCTCGGCTGCTCGCCGCCCCTGCCCGCCTGGGGCTAACTGCGACGTTCGAGCGACCCGATAACGCCCACGAGGTCGTCGCGGAAATCGTGGGCCCCCTCGTCCATCGCGTCGATATCGACGAGTTGGCCGGCGATCACTTAGCGAACTACGACGTGAAACGACTCGAGGTCGACTTGCTGCCCGAAGAACGCGAGGAGTACGAACAAAAGCAAGAGACGTTCACGAACTACCTCGCCCGCTCGGATATTCGGATGCAACGGGGTTCTGACTATCAGGAACTCGTCAAACGCTCGGGAAGTGACCCTGCAGCCCGTGAGGCCCTGCTCGCGCGACAACGTGCACGCGAGATTATGTACGGTAGCGACGCCAAACTCGAGGCCCTCGAGGGGATCCTCGACGAGCACCGAGAGGAGCGAACGATCGTGTTCACGGCCCACAACGACCTCGCGTACGACGTCAGCGAGCGGTTCTTGATCCCGACGATCACCCACCAGAGCGGGACCGCGGAACGGCGTGAGATCCTCGAGCGATTTCGCGCGGGGACGTACACGCGGATCGCCACCTCGAACGTCCTCGACGAAGGCGTCGACGTGCCGGACGCCTCCGTCGCGGTCGTGCTCTCAGGCAGCGGGAGCGAACGGGAGTTTACCCAGCGACTCGGTCGGATCCTTCGCCCGAAATCGGACGGCACTCGAGCGATCCTCTACGAAGTTGTCGCAGCGGATACTGGCGAGGAACGAGTCTCAAAGCGTCGACGGGACGAATCTTGA
- a CDS encoding ABC transporter permease, whose product MTATRPSLFERLATYPVVVLVYLIVLIPVVMVVLTSFTVQSSPTIPYDGITLEWYASLFADDSLMGALFVSTVIATCAAILSGVIGTIAAFGVVRTEMKYGETLATIHLLPLMISPVITGVAFLQYANQLNIPRGYAQIILAHSVIALPFVFLFVRSRLVTFDERLEDAARVMGATKLESVVNVTLPVIAPSMVAGMFTAFIISFGEFTATQFLTTPAVTTVPVIIYNDIQFGLSPDISALATVLVVIMIVLGALSELIE is encoded by the coding sequence ATGACGGCCACTAGACCGAGCCTCTTCGAGCGACTGGCGACCTACCCGGTCGTGGTCCTCGTCTACCTCATCGTCTTGATCCCGGTTGTGATGGTCGTCCTAACCTCGTTTACCGTCCAATCGTCGCCGACGATTCCCTACGACGGAATTACCCTCGAGTGGTACGCCAGTCTGTTCGCCGACGATTCGCTGATGGGTGCGCTGTTCGTGAGTACGGTCATCGCAACCTGTGCGGCTATCTTGTCAGGTGTTATAGGGACAATTGCTGCCTTCGGCGTCGTTCGGACCGAGATGAAATACGGCGAAACCTTGGCAACGATCCACCTGCTGCCGCTGATGATCTCTCCGGTAATCACTGGTGTCGCGTTCCTCCAGTACGCGAACCAACTGAATATCCCGCGTGGGTACGCCCAGATCATCCTCGCGCACTCGGTGATCGCGCTGCCATTCGTCTTCCTGTTCGTCAGGTCCCGACTGGTAACGTTCGACGAGCGGCTCGAGGACGCAGCTCGGGTCATGGGCGCGACGAAACTCGAGTCCGTCGTCAACGTGACGCTGCCAGTAATCGCTCCGTCGATGGTCGCGGGCATGTTCACCGCGTTCATCATCTCGTTCGGCGAGTTCACCGCCACACAGTTTCTCACGACGCCGGCGGTGACGACGGTCCCGGTGATTATCTACAACGACATCCAGTTCGGATTGTCGCCAGATATCAGCGCGCTTGCGACCGTCCTCGTCGTCATTATGATCGTGCTGGGCGCACTGAGCGAGCTCATCGAGTGA